A genomic stretch from Oryzias melastigma strain HK-1 unplaced genomic scaffold, ASM292280v2 sc01612, whole genome shotgun sequence includes:
- the LOC112138841 gene encoding scavenger receptor cysteine-rich type 1 protein M130, producing the protein MKNMGEWRSVGGYNINMKLAESVCKLMDCGSPITVRRRRQDSREDVWGLDGSCDGSNLMECRKYLMTGRDFTEITCSESIRLVNGDNQCSGRLEVKSNNSWSIVCEDDFDHQDAEVVCRELGCGATSVLQGALYGETEAPEWSREFLCEGHESALLKCRSSQLTRWTCPPGKAVEITCSDPDQVMLVGGASRCTGELHLKHHQEWRPVQLFYGWSPELFQVVCHRLNCGSFVSEEFKSDRGERPVWRIKPDCMKSLSLWRECVDVDDSSSSVQINITCSESIRLVNGDNRFSGRLEVKSNNSWSIVCEDDFDQQDAEVVCRELDCGAPSFLQGALYGETEAPEWSREFLCEGHESALLHCKSSSSSQKFCSSGKAVELTCSVPLRLVGTTSRCAGVLEVFYSKEWRPVYDYISEENWNHEAATAVCSQLDCGSSVFQEVTEDSTWKDVWWIDSSCWKSLSDHCVFYYDYTEDRLEVSCSGKLMFLCFKL; encoded by the exons GACAAGACTCTAGAGAGGATGTCTGGGGACTGGATGGTAGCTGTGATGGATCTAATTTAATGGAGTGTCGGAAATACCTCATGACTGGCAGGGATTTTACTGAGATCACCTGTTCAG AATCCATCAGGCTGGTGAACGGAGACAATCAGTGTTCAGGCAGGCTGGAGGTGAAGTCTAACAACTCCTGGTCCATAGTGTGTGAAGATGACTTTGACCACCAGGATGCAGAGGTGGTCTGTAGGGAGCTGGGATGTGGGGCTACTTCAGTCCTCCAGGGGGCGCTCTATGGAGAAACAGAGGCtccagagtggagcagagagttcCTCTGTGAAGGTCATGAGTCTGCTCTCCTGAAATGTAGAAGTTCACAGCTCACAAGATGGACCTGTCCTCCTGGTAAAGCTGTGGAGATCACCTGTTCAG ATCCTGATCAGGTGATGTTGGTAGGCGGAGCCAGTCGTTGCACTGGTGAACTTCATTTGAAACACCACCAAGAATGGAGACCTGTTCAGTTATTTTATGGATGGTCCCCAGAGTTATTTCAGGTTGTTTGTCATCGGCTGAACTGTGGTTCATTTGTTTCTGAAGAATTCAAAAGTGATAGAGGAGAAAGACCTGTGTGGAGGATCAAACCAGACTGCATGAAGAGTTTGTCTTTGTGGAGGGAATGTGTGGACGTGGACGATTCTTCAAGCTCTGTCCAGATAAACATCACCTGCTCAG AATCCATCAGGCTGGTGAATGGAGACAATCGGTTTTCAGGCAGGCTGGAGGTGAAGTCTAACAACTCCTGGTCCATAGTGTGTGAAGATGACTTTGACCAGCAGGATGCAGAGGTGGTCTGTAGGGAGCTGGACTGTGGGGCTCCTTCATTCCTCCAGGGGGCGCTCTATGGAGAAACAGAGGCtccagagtggagcagagagttcCTCTGTGAAGGTCATGAGTCTGCTTTACTCCACTGTAAAAGTAGCAGTTCATCTCAGAAGTTCTGTTCTTCTGGTAAAGCTGTGGAGCTCACCTGTTCAG tCCCTTTAAGGTTGGTGGGAACGACCAGCCGCTGTGCTGGAGTTCTGGAAGTGTTCTACAGCAAAGAGTGGAGACCAGTTTATGACTATATATCAGAGGAGAACTGGAATCATGAAGCAGCAACTGCAGTGTGTTCACAGCTGGATTGTGGTTCTTCTGTGTTCCAAGAAGTCACAGAAGATTCTACATGGAAAGATGTGTGGTGGATCGACTCCTCCTGTTGGAAGTCACTTTCTGATCACTGtgtcttttattatgattacACTGAGGACAGACTGGAGGTTTCATGTTCAggtaaactgatgtttttatgttttaaactatAG